The nucleotide window GCAATGGTGGGCCGAGGAGGACTTGAACCTCCGACCTCACGCTTATCAGGCGTGCGCTCTAACCACCTGAGCTACCGGCCCCAAAGCGCCTAAAGCAAACTTGTCAAATCCAAAGAGAAACGAAGACGGCAAGGTCTTGTCATTTGTGATCGTCAGCGACAACTGCGATCTGTGTCTAATAAGTACCCAATATCCGTTACTGAATAAATCCAGTCAGACACCAGACACTTCCTTAGAAAGGAGGTGATCCAGCCCCAGGTTCCCCTAGGGCTACCTTGTTACGACTTCACCCCAGTCACTGACCCTACCGTGGTCGACTGCCTCCTTGCGGTTAGCGCATCGCCTTCGGGTAGAACCAACTCCCATGGTGTGACGGGCGGTGTGTACAAGGCCCGGGAACGTATTCACCGCAGCATGCTGATCTGCGATTACTAGCGATTCCAACTTCATGCTCTCGAGTTGCAGAGAACAATCCGAACTGAGATAGCTTTTGGAGATTAGCTCGGCCTCGCGACCTCGCTGCCCTCTGTCACTACCATTGTAGCACGTGTGTAGCCCAGCCCGTAAGGGCCATGAGGACTTGACGTCATCCCCACCTTCCTCCGGCTTATCACCGGCAGTCCCCCTAGAGTGCCCAACTGAATGCTGGCAACTAAGGGCGAGGGTTGCGCTCGTTGCGGGACTTAACCCAACATCTCACGACACGAGCTGACGACAGCCATGCAGCACCTGTCTCCGATCCAGCCTAACTGAAGGAAAGTGTCTCCACTAACCGCGATCGGGATGTCAAGGGCTGGTAAGGTTCTGCGCGTTGCTTCGAATTAAACCACATGCTCCACCGCTTGTGCGGGCCCCCGTCAATTCCTTTGAGTTTTAATCTTGCGACCGTACTCCCCAGGCGGAATGCTTAATGCGTTAGCTGCGTCACTTATGAGTATACCCACAAACAACTAGCATTCATCGTTTACGGCGTGGACTACCAGGGTATCTAATCCTGTTTGCTCCCCACGCTTTCGCACCTCAGCGTCAGTATCGAGCCAGTGAGCCGCCTTCGCCACTGGTGTTCCACCGAATATCTACGAATTTCACCTCTACACTCGGTATTCCACTCACCTCTCTCGAACTCAAGACTCCCAGTATCAAAGGCAGTTCCGAGGTTGAGCCTCGGGATTTCACCCCTGACTTAAAAGTCCGCCTACGCGCGCTTTACGCCCAGTGATTCCGAACAACGCTAGCCCCCTTCGTATTACCGCGGCTGCTGGCACGAAGTTAGCCGGGGCTTCTTTACTAGGTACCGTCATTATCTTCCCTAGCGAAAGAGCTTTACAACCCTAAGGCCGTCATCACTCACGCGGCATGGCTGGATCAGGGTTGCCCCCATTGTCCAATATTCCTCACTGCTGCCTCCCGTAGGAGTTTGGGCCGTGTCTCAGTCCCAATGTGGCTGATCATCCTCTCAGACCAGCTATAGATCGTCGGCTTGGTAGGCCATTACCCCACCAACTACCTAATCTAACGCGGGCCCATCTATAAGCGATAAATCTTTAATCCGAAGACCACATACGGTATTAGCACAAATTTCTCTGTGTTGTTCCGTACTTATAGGTAGGTTCCCACGCGTTACTCACCCGTCTGCCACTAACCCCGAAGGGTCCGTTCGACTTGCATGTGTTAAGCCTGCCGCCAGCGTTCGTTCTGAGCCAGGATCAAACTCTCAAGTTAGAGAATTTAATCAAACTCAAATCACGTTCATTGACAAGAGCTGATCAATGATCATCCGACCACCAATCAAGCTTCTTAAAACGTGACGAGCTCTTTGTCTCTTTTAGACCCGAAGGTCTCAAGACCAAGCCGTCCACGTTTCTCTTTAGTCATTCCATATTGTCAAAGATCAAAAAGCCAAAAGCCTTTTCTTAGAACTCAAAGCCAACCAAATCCGTCAGCCAAATTCCAAATTTTGAGGCGAACCGCCCCGCCGCCAGCAGCGCCGCCGCTGTCGATGAACGGACTTATAGACCCACTCCCTATCCAAGTCAAACGCTTTCTGGAAACTTTTTCGAACTTATCCATTCAATACGTTGAAAAGTGAATTTTCATAAATAAAAACAATCACATAACAAAATTCCCACAGCCTCACGCATGCGGTTTTGTAAACAAACAGGCAATAAATCCGTAGAACTACGACGCCCAAAATCCGTCGTCTGAAAACCGCTCAATTTTCCAATCTGGCTGAAATCCGCCAGTTGCTGCGCTGTCGTTATATGTGCATCAAAAAATCCACGTAAAATCCCTCATCAACACACAGACAAACTCTATTCCCAAACACCCACCCGCTTGCGCCTGATGAACTGATCGTCGCCGAGATCCATGATGCAGGCGATTGAGCGCTCCGGACGCCATGAAGCGACGTGGTCGCTCATGGTTGTCTTCACGTCCTGTCGCAGCCCTTGTTGAGGGTCTGGACTGCGCGATCAGATGCGAGATACGCTCCGGTGGGAAAAATGACGGGGTCTCGCCCGCTGCAGGACGCGTCTTTGCGAACTTCAGAGAAGCGGTTTGACCTTGCCGAGCAACTCGGCGGCCATGGCTTCGGGGTCTCTTGAGATGTCAATGCGGATGACATCGGTCTCGCCGTCGGGCACTTCCAATGCGGCAATCTGGCTTTCGATCAGTTCGACCGGCATGAAATGGCTGCGTCGCTCCGCCATCCGGGCTCGGACAAGCTCCTTGGCACCATCCAGAAAGATGAAACGCAGTTTCGATGTCGCGGCCCGGAAGATGTCCCGGTAGGATTTTCGCAAAGAAGAACAGCTGAGCACACGCGTTTCGCCGTTGGCGTCCCATTCGCGCATAGCGGAAGCCAGAGTTTCCAGCCACGGCTTGCGATCTTCATCCGTCAGGGGAATTCCGGCGGCCATCTTCTTGACGCTCGCCTCTGAATGATAGGCATCGCCCTCTTCAAAAGGAACGTTCAGATGGTCAGCCAGCAGCTGTCCAAGTGTCGATTTCCCACTTCCGGAAATTCCCATGACCACGATAATCATTTCTCTGGCCTCACAGTTTCATTGCGTTGCTGACGACAGGCGTCTCTTCCCATTATTCTTGTTTTTCTGTTTTGGCTTCCGGTCACCCACGCACGCCTATCAGTCCGACGACGCGCTCCAGTCGAAGTGGAAGTGTCCCGAACGATCTGTCCGCTCGAAGGTGTGGGCACCGAAATAGTCGCGCTGCCCCTGAATGAGATTGGCACCGACACACTGACTGCGCCGTCCATCAAGCCATGACAGAGCGGAATAGAAGCAGGGAACCGGCGTTCCCGT belongs to uncultured Cohaesibacter sp. and includes:
- a CDS encoding gluconokinase, which translates into the protein MIIVVMGISGSGKSTLGQLLADHLNVPFEEGDAYHSEASVKKMAAGIPLTDEDRKPWLETLASAMREWDANGETRVLSCSSLRKSYRDIFRAATSKLRFIFLDGAKELVRARMAERRSHFMPVELIESQIAALEVPDGETDVIRIDISRDPEAMAAELLGKVKPLL